ACCCACTACAAGCGAGCGACACTCTGTCGCCCTGCTTATCGTGCGCTTTTGCGAAATGAGGAATCCGCGTTCGAAGGAGCGCAACCCCGATTAGCGTCGGGGGCCAGGATTCCGCTAAAGTCTCACTCGTCGGAACGGCTCAACGGCCGGAAAGACAACCCGAGTTCGACCGGGAATCAGGCCCGAAAGGATCTGATAGAGTCGGAATCGCCGGAAAGCCGAAAGGCCGGAAAGCAGCCCCGCTCCGACGGGGAATCGGACACGAAAGAGTCTGATAGAGTCGGAAACGCAAGACCGAAGGGAAGCGCCCGGAGGAAAGCCCGAGAGGGTGAGTACGAAGGAAGCGTCCGTTCCTTGAGAACTCAACAGCGTGCCAAAAGTCAACGCCAGATTGACAACCCCGGCCCACTTCGGTGGGTTGAGGTTCCTTTGAAAGTCCTACTGGCCCTTGTGGCGGGGAGGGAATGACACAACGAGGGCGCTGTGGACAGTCGCTCTTTTTTCGAGTCGACTGTTTCGCTCTAAGTGGGGTTTATCCCGATTACGGGGAAAAATTCATGGAGAGTTTGATCCTGGCTCAGGACGAACGCTGGCGGCGTGCTTAACACATGCAAGTCGAACGATGAAGCCCTTCGGGGTGGATTAGTGGCGAACGGGTGAGTAACACGTGGGCAATCTGCCCTTCACTCTGGGACAAGCCCTGGAAACGGGGTCTAATACCGGATAATACTTCTTCCCGCATGGGAAGAGGTTGAAAGCTCCGGCGGTGAAGGATGAGCCCGCGGCCTATCAGCTTGTTGGTGGGGTGATGGCCCACCAAGGCGACGACGGTAGCCGGCCTGAGAGGGCGACCGGCCACACTGGGACTGAGACACGGCCCAGACTCCTACGGGAGGCAGCAGTGGGGAATATTGCACAATGGGCGAAAGCCTGATGCAGCGACGCCGCGTGAGGGATGACGGCCTTCGGGTTGTAAACCTCTTTCAGCAGGGAAGAAGCGAAAGTGACGGTACCTGCAGAAGAAGCGCCGGCTAACTACGTGCCAGCAGCCGCGGTAATACGTAGGGCGCAAGCGTTGTCCGGAATTATTGGGCGTAAAGAGCTCGTAGGCGGCTTGTCACGTCGGATGTGAAAGCCCGGGGCTTAACCCCGGGTCTGCATTCGATACGGGCTAGCTAGAGTGTGGTAGGGGAGATCGGAATTCCTGGTGTAGCGGTGAAATGCGCAGATATCAGGAGGAACACCGGTGGCGAAGGCGGATCTCTGGGCCATTACTGACGCTGAGGAGCGAAAGCGTGGGGAGCGAACAGGATTAGATACCCTGGTAGTCCACGCCGTAAACGTTGGGAACTAGGTGTTGGCGACATTCCACGTCGTCGGTGCCGCAGCTAACGCATTAAGTTCCCCGCCTGGGGAGTACGGCCGCAAGGCTAAAACTCAAAGGAATTGACGGGGGCCCGCACAAGCAGCGGAGCATGTGGCTTAATTCGACGCAACGCGAAGAACCTTACCAAGGCTTGACATATACCGGAAAGCATCAGAGATGGTGCCCCCCTTGTGGTCGGTATACAGGTGGTGCATGGCTGTCGTCAGCTCGTGTCGTGAGATGTTGGGTTAAGTCCCGCAACGAGCGCAACCCTTGTTCTGTGTTGCCAGCATGCCCTTCGGGGTGATGGGGACTCACAGGAGACTGCCGGGGTCAACTCGGAGGAAGGTGGGGACGACGTCAAGTCATCATGCCCCTTATGTCTTGGGCTGCACACGTGCTACAATGGCCGGTACAATGAGCTGCGATGCCGTGAGGCGGAGCGAATCTCAAAAAGCCGGTCTCAGTTCGGATTGGGGTCTGCAACTCGACCCCATGAAGTCGGAGTTGCTAGTAATCGCAGATCAGCATTGCTGCGGTGAATACGTTCCCGGGCCTTGTACACACCGCCCGTCACGTCACGAAAGTCGGTAACACCCGAAGCCGGTGGCCCAACCCCTTGTGGGAGGGAGCTGTCGAAGGTGGGACTGGCGATTGGGACGAAGTCGTAACAAGGTAGCCGTACCGGAAGGTGCGGCTGGATCACCTCCTTTCTAAGGAGCACTTCTTACCGAGCCTGCTCGGTCAGAGGCCAGAACACCGGCGAATGTCCGGTGCTGGTTGCTCATGGGTGGAACGTTGACTATTCGGCACGTTTGGTTTGGGACTGTCAGTACTGCTTCGGCGTGGAACACAGGATCTGGATTGGACGTGCCGGGCGCGCTGTTGGGTATCTGAGGGTGCGGACTGAAAAGTCTGAACCTTCGCGATGCCGGCCCCAGTGAACTCGCCTGTGAGGGCGGGGTGATGGGTGGCTGGTCGTTGCTTGAGAACTGCACAGTGGACGCGAGCATCTGTGGCCAAGTTTTTAAGGGCGCACGGTGGATGCCTTGGCACCAGGAACCGATGAAGGACGTGGGAGGCCACGATAGTCCCGGGAGCCGTCAACCAGGCTTTGATCCGGGGTTTCGAATGGGAAACCGGCAGTCGTCATGGGCTGTCACCCGCTGCTGAACACATAGGCAGTGTGGAGGAACGAGGGAAGTGAAACATCTCAGTACCCTCAGGAAGAGAAACAACCGTGATTCCGGGAGTAGTGGCGAGCGAAACCGGATGAGGCCAAACCGTATGCGTGTGATACCCGGCAGGGGTTGCGCATACGGGTTGTGGATTGCACTTCAACAGTCTGCCGGCTGTTGGGCAAGTCAGAAACCGTTGATGTAGGCGAAGGACATGCGAAAGGTCCGGCGTAGAGGTAAGACCCCCGTAGCTGAAACATCAACGGCTTGCTTGTGCGACACCCAAGTAGCACGGGGCCCGAGAAATCCCGTGTGAATCTGGCGGGACCACCCGTTAAGCCTAAATATTCCCTGGTGACCGATAGCGGATAGTACCGTGAGGGAATGGTGAAAAGTACCGCGGGAGCGGAGTGAAATAGTACCTGAAACCGTGTGCCTACAAGCCGTGGGAGCGTCGCTCATTGAGTTTACTCAATGGGTCGTGACTGCGTGCCTTTTGAAGAATGAGCCTGCGAGTTAGCGGTGTAGCGAGGTTAACCCGTGTGGGGAAGCCGTAGCGAAAGCGAGTCCGAACAGGGCGATTGAGTTGCACGCTCTAGACCCGAAGCGAGGATCTAGCCATGGGCAGGTTGAAGCGGAGGTAAGACTTCGTGGAGGACCGAACCCACCAGGGTTGAAAACCTGGGGGATGACCTGTGGTTAGGGGTGAAAGGCCAATCAAACTCCGTGATAGCTGGTTCTCCCCGAAATGCATTTAGGTGCAGCGTCGTGTGTTTCTTGCCGGAGGTAGAGCACTGGATAGGCGATGGGCCCTACCGGGTTACTGACCTTAGCCAAACTCCGAATGCCGGTAAGTGAGAGCACGGCAGTGAGACTGTGGGGGATAAGCTCCATGGTCGAGAGGGAAACAGCCCAGAGCATCGACTAAGGCCCCTAAGCGTACGCTAAGTGGGAAAGGATGTGGAGTCGCAGAGACAACCAGGAGGTTGGCTTAGAAGCAGCCACCCTTGAAAGAGTGCGTAATAGCTCACTGGTCAAGTGATTCCGCGCCGACAATGTAGCGGGGCTCAAGCGTACCGCCGAAGTCGTGTCATTTCAGCATATAGGGCCAACGCCCGCTGGGATGGGTAGGGGAGCGTCGTGTGCCGGGTGAAGCCGCGCCGGAAGGCAGTGGTGGACGGTACACGAGTGAGAATGCAGGCATGAGTAGCGATACACACGTGAGAAACGTGTGCGCCGATTGACTAAGGGTTCCTGGGTCAAGCTGATCTGCCCAGGGTAAGTCGGGACCTAAGGCGAGGCCGACAGGCGTAGTCGATGGACAACCGGTTGATATTCCGGTACCCGCTTTGAAACGCCCAATACTGAATCCTCTAATGCTAAGGCCGTGAAGCCGCCCTGATCTCTTCGGAGTTGAGGGTGGAGCCGCCGGCCCAAGGTGGTAGTAGGTAAGCGATGGGGTGACGCAGGAAGGTAGTCCAGCCCGGGCGGTGGTTGTCCCGGGGTAAGGGTGTAGGCCGTGTGGCAGGTAAATCCGTCACACATTAAGGCTGAGACCTGATGCCGAGCCGATTGTGGTGAAGTGGATGATCCTATGCTGTCGAGAAAAGCCTCTAGCGAGTTTCATGGCGGCCCGTACCCTAAACCGACTCAGGTGGTCAGGTAGAGAATACCGAGGCGTTCGGGTGAACTATGGTTAAGGAACTCGGCAAAATGCCCCCGTAACTTCGGGAGAAGGGGGGCCATCACTGGTGAGAGGACTTGCTCCTTGAGCTGGGGGTGGCCGCAGAGACCAGCGAGAAGCGACTGTTTACTAAAAACACAGGTCCGTGCGAAGCCGTAAGGCGATGTATACGGACTGACGCCTGCCCGGTGCTGGAACGTTAAGGGGACCGGTTAGTGCGCTTTCGGGCGTGCGAAGCTGAGAACTTAAGCGCCAGTAAACGGCGGTGGTAACTATAACCATCCTAAGGTAGCGAAATTCCTTGTCGGGTAAGTTCCGACCTGCACGAATGGCGTAACGACTTCTCGACTGTCTCAACCATAGGCCCGGTGAAATTGCACTACGAGTAAAGATGCTCGTTTCGCGCAGCAGGACGGAAAGACCCCGGGACCTTTACTACAGTTTGATATTGGTGTTCGGTTCGGCTTGTGTAGGATAGGTGGGAGACTTTGAAGCGGCCACGCCAGTGGTTGTGGAGTCGCCGTTGAAATACCACTCTGGTCGTGCTGGATGTCTAACCTGGGTCCGTGATCCGGATCAGGGACAGTGTCTGATGGGTAGTTTAACTGGGGCGGTTGCCTCCTAAAGAGTAACGGAGGCGCCCAAAGGTTCCCTCAGCCTGGTTGGCAATCAGGTGTTGAGTGTAAGTGCACAAGGGAGCTTGACTGTGAGACCGACGGGTCGAGCAGGGACGAAAGTCGGGACTAGTGATCCGGCGGTGGCTTGTGGAAGCGCCGTCGCTCAACGGATAAAGGTACCCGGGATAACAGGCTGATCTTCCCCAAGAGTCCATATCGACGGGATGGTTTGGCACCTCGATGTCGGCTCGTCGCATCCTGGGGCTGGAGTCGGTCCCAAGGGTTGGGCTGTTCGCCCATTAAAGCGGTACGCGAGCTGGGTTTAGAACGTCGTGAGACAGTTCGGTCCCTATCCGCTGCGCGCGCAGGAGTCTTGAGAAGGGCTGTCCCTAGTACGAGAGGACCGGGACGGACGAACCTCTGGTGTGCCAGTTGTCCTGCCAAGGGCATGGCTGGTTGGCTACGTTCGGAAAGGATAACCGCTGAAAGCATCTAAGCGGGAAGCCTGCTTCGAGATGAGGACTCCCACCTCCTAGAGAGGGTAAGGCTCCCAGTAGACGACTGGGTTGATAGGCCGGATATGGAAGCACCGCAAGGTGTGGAGTTGACCGGTACTAATAGGCCGAGGGCTTGTCCTCAGTTGCTCGCGTCCACTGTGTCAGTTCTGAAGTAACGAACTGTCGAACCGCCTCATAGGTCACATGAGGCCGGGTTCCGGATCGATATTTTCATAGAGTTTCGGTGGTCATAGCGTTAGGGAAACGCCCGGTTACATTCCGAACCCGGAAGCTAAGCCTTTCAGCGCCGATGGTACTGCAGGGGGGACCCTGTGGGAGAGTAGGACACCGCCGAACAATCATTGTGGGAAAGCCCCGCACCTTATGGTGCGGGGCTTTTCGGCGTTTAGGGTCGAGGTATGCGCTATGACCTCGTCATCTTTGACAACGACGGTGTGCTCGTCGACAGCGAGCCGATCTCCAACACCATTCTGGCCGGCTACCTCACCGAGCTCGGTCATCCCACCTCGTACGAGGAGTCTCTCCGTGACTACATGGGGGCCGCTGTGCACCGTGTACACGATCTTGTGCGGGAGCGGACCGGGCAGGCGTTGCCCGCGGACTTCGACGACACCCTGCACGCTCGCGTCTTTGCCGCCTTTGAGCGGGAGTTGGCCGCTGTCGATGGCGTGACCGAGGTGCTGGAGAAGCTGGTGGCGGACGGGGTGCCGTACTGCGTGGCGTCGTCCGGGAGCCATGAGCGGATCAGGGTCGGGCACCGCAAGACCGGGCTGGACCGGTGGTTCGAGGACCGTGCGGTCTTCAGCGCGGAGGATGTGGGACGGGGGAAGCCGGCGCCGGATCTCTTTCTCCACGCCGCGGAGCGGATGGGGGTGGCTCCGGAGCGGTGCGTCGTCGTGGAGGACAGCCCCCTCGGGGTGGCGGCCGCCAGGGCGGCGAGGATGGATGTGTACGCATTCACGGCGATGACGGCTGCCGTGAAGCTGACAGGCGCCAAGGGGTACTTCGGAGCGATGGCGGAGTTGCCCGCATTGCTCGCGTGATCCATCTACCCATGGGTAGACGCGCGGCCTACGCTGTGCGGCCATGACAGATGCGCGGCTGCGGCACGGGCGAGCCTCCTTGGCGTTGAGCTTCTTCGCGCAGGGGGTGGCCTTCGCTCTGCTCGTGACGCGTATCCCGGCCATCCAGGACCGGTACGGGATATCCGACGGGCTGCTGCCCGCCTTTCTGGCGGCGGTGCCGATCCTCGCCGGTGTGGGGAGCGTCGTCACCGAGCGGCTCGTGAAACGGGTCGCGCCGAGCGTGGTGCTCAGGTGGTCGCAGCCGGTGGTGCTCCTGGGGCTGCTCGGGGTCGGGGCCGGTAGCCGGCTGTGGCAGGTGGCTGTCGCGCTGGGGGCGTTCGGGCTGGCGGTGGGCGCGCTGGACGCGTCCATGAACATGCTCGGGGTCAGCCTGCAACGGGCGTACGGGCGCAGCATCATGCTCGGCTTCCACGCCGCGTACAGCCTCGGTGGGATCGCCGGTGCCTCGCTCGCCTGGGTCGGGGCGCACTGGGACCTGTCGCTTCTGGTGTCGTATCTGCCGGTGGTGGCGGTGCTGTTGCCGGTGGCGCTCGTCGCGAGCCGGTGGTACGCGGACGGCGAGCGGGGCGAGGAAGCAGCCGAACGGGCGGCGGGGGAACGGCAGTCGGGTGCGTTCAAGCTGCTGCTGCCGCTCTGTCTGGTGATGACCTTCGCGTACATCGGGGACTCGACGGTCTCGAATTGGAGCGCGAAGTATCTCCAGGACGTACTGGGGAGCTCGGAGGAGCTCGCGACCCTTCCGTACAACGCCTATATGGTCACGACGCTGCTGGGGCGGGCCGTCGGGGATCTGGGGTGCGGCGGTTCGGGGCGGTGGCGGTCGTGCGGTGCGGGTCGGTTCTCGCGGCGGCCGGGTTCGGGGTGGTGGCCGTGGCGCCGGGGCCGCGGGTGGGGATGCTGGGGTTCACCATGCTGGGGCTCGGGCTGTGTGTGATCGTGCCGCAGACGTTCGCGGCGGCGGGGCGGATGTTCCCCGGGGCGAGCGACGGTGCGGTGGCGCGCCTGAATGTCTTCAATTACGTGGGGTTCTTGATCGGGTCGCCGTTGGTCGGGGCGCTCGGGGATGTGTGGAGCTATCGGGGCGCGATGATCGTTCCGATGGTGTTGGTGCTTGTGACGTTGGTGTATGCCCTGTCGTTCGGGACGGAAACCGCCAGATACGGTGGCGGGCATGAGCGGCCGCGGGTTGTTGATGTGGGACGAGGCGGTAACGAAGTATGACTTCGGTGCCGGCCATCCGATGGATCCGGTGCGGCTTGCGCTGACCATGGGG
The Streptomyces lunaelactis genome window above contains:
- a CDS encoding HAD family hydrolase, producing MRYDLVIFDNDGVLVDSEPISNTILAGYLTELGHPTSYEESLRDYMGAAVHRVHDLVRERTGQALPADFDDTLHARVFAAFERELAAVDGVTEVLEKLVADGVPYCVASSGSHERIRVGHRKTGLDRWFEDRAVFSAEDVGRGKPAPDLFLHAAERMGVAPERCVVVEDSPLGVAAARAARMDVYAFTAMTAAVKLTGAKGYFGAMAELPALLA